In one window of Prevotella fusca JCM 17724 DNA:
- a CDS encoding porin, protein MRKTIILTAMVLCSVFGKAQTPKWINNVKLSGYGIVQYQYNGLHNSQTSKSNTFNLRLGRVSLDGRILDDWAWKAQLQFNGNTSTLGASPRVIDLFIEWQKYDFFRVKAGEFKNPFTFDNPIHPIDQGFMSAAQSVLKLASFSDRAGAQPSNGRDIGVQIQGDFLKNNAGRNLVHYQVGVFNGQGINVKDVDQQKNIIGGVWVMPVEGMRLGWFGWTGSYARKGSWTDEAGNPQTGVRSLQQRRYAVSAEYKVNDWTVRSEFVHSTGYGFAKALSNTDNAAATDCSLSADGNKAQGVYALVIAPIIPKKFHAKARYDMYQPSDGAQKQRTQYDVGLDYQLTKNLELSGIYSYVHDRAQNGPTGHPNYSMFDLELSFRF, encoded by the coding sequence ATGAGAAAAACAATTATCCTAACAGCAATGGTGTTATGTTCTGTTTTTGGCAAAGCACAGACCCCGAAGTGGATCAATAATGTAAAACTGTCAGGCTATGGTATCGTGCAATATCAATATAATGGTTTGCACAACAGTCAGACCAGCAAGTCAAACACCTTCAATCTTCGTTTGGGACGTGTCTCACTTGACGGTCGTATCCTTGACGACTGGGCTTGGAAGGCACAGCTGCAGTTCAACGGCAATACATCCACATTGGGTGCATCTCCACGTGTAATAGACCTCTTTATAGAATGGCAGAAATACGATTTCTTCCGTGTGAAGGCAGGAGAGTTCAAGAATCCTTTTACCTTCGACAACCCAATCCATCCTATCGACCAAGGATTTATGAGTGCGGCACAGAGCGTTCTGAAGTTAGCCAGCTTCTCTGACCGTGCAGGTGCACAGCCCTCTAACGGGCGTGACATCGGTGTTCAGATACAGGGTGATTTCCTGAAAAACAATGCGGGCAGAAATCTCGTTCACTATCAAGTGGGCGTATTCAACGGACAGGGTATCAACGTGAAGGATGTTGACCAGCAGAAAAACATCATCGGAGGCGTATGGGTAATGCCTGTAGAGGGCATGAGATTAGGATGGTTCGGATGGACTGGGTCATACGCCCGGAAGGGAAGCTGGACGGACGAAGCAGGAAATCCACAGACAGGTGTACGCAGCCTGCAGCAGCGTCGCTATGCTGTTTCAGCCGAGTACAAGGTGAATGACTGGACTGTCCGCTCAGAGTTTGTTCATTCTACCGGCTATGGCTTTGCCAAAGCACTCAGCAACACCGACAATGCGGCAGCAACTGACTGTAGTCTGAGTGCTGACGGCAACAAGGCTCAGGGTGTCTATGCACTGGTTATTGCACCTATCATCCCCAAGAAATTCCACGCCAAGGCACGTTACGACATGTACCAGCCATCAGATGGTGCACAGAAACAGCGCACACAATATGACGTAGGGCTTGACTACCAGCTCACCAAGAACCTTGAACTGAGTGGTATTTATTCTTACGTTCACGACCGCGCACAGAATGGTCCTACAGGACATCCCAACTACTCCATGTTTGATTTAGAACTGAGTTTCCGCTTCTAA
- a CDS encoding ATP-binding protein yields MDAFFRTHTYLVEHVNAPVRRRLMDEINWDDRLIGIKGTRGVGKTTFLLQYAKERYASTDRQCLYINMNNFYFQGRGIADFAGEFCRLGGKVLLIDQVFKQPDWSRELRLCYDNYPGLKIVFTGSSVMRLKEENPELNGIVKSYNLRGFSFREFLNLQTDLKFEPYTLKDILNNHEEITRQILSKVSPMKYFKDYIHHGFYPFFLEHRNFSENLLKTMNMMTEVDILLIKQIDLKYLTKIKKLFYLLALEGPKAPNISNLAKEINTSRATVMNYIKNLADARLINLVYPVGQEFPKKPAKVILQNSNLIYAIYPIQLDQQQVMETFFVNAIQEVCSVNEGNKQGIYIINQKEKFKVCDTGKTKKRFSSDTTYTIYNTEVGKENQVPLWLMGFLY; encoded by the coding sequence ATGGACGCATTCTTTCGCACTCATACATACCTGGTGGAGCATGTAAATGCCCCAGTGCGTCGCCGTCTCATGGATGAGATAAACTGGGATGACAGACTCATTGGTATCAAGGGTACGAGAGGCGTAGGAAAAACCACTTTCCTTCTGCAATATGCCAAAGAACGCTATGCCTCTACAGACCGCCAATGCCTTTACATAAACATGAACAACTTTTACTTCCAAGGCAGGGGCATTGCAGACTTCGCAGGCGAATTCTGCCGCCTTGGAGGGAAAGTACTGCTGATTGACCAGGTATTCAAGCAGCCTGACTGGAGCCGTGAGCTTCGTCTGTGTTATGACAATTATCCAGGGCTGAAGATTGTATTCACGGGCTCAAGCGTCATGAGGTTGAAAGAAGAAAACCCCGAACTTAATGGTATTGTAAAAAGCTATAACCTTCGGGGCTTTTCATTCCGCGAATTTCTGAATCTACAGACAGACTTGAAGTTTGAGCCTTATACACTAAAGGATATACTAAACAATCATGAGGAGATTACCAGACAGATTCTCTCCAAAGTGAGTCCGATGAAATACTTCAAGGACTACATTCACCATGGTTTCTACCCTTTCTTCCTGGAACACCGGAACTTTTCTGAGAATCTTCTGAAGACAATGAACATGATGACCGAGGTGGACATTCTTCTCATCAAACAGATAGACCTGAAGTATCTCACCAAAATCAAAAAGCTGTTCTACCTTCTGGCACTTGAGGGACCTAAGGCTCCCAACATCAGCAACCTTGCCAAAGAAATCAACACGAGCCGAGCTACGGTAATGAACTACATCAAGAACCTTGCCGATGCACGACTCATCAATCTTGTTTACCCAGTCGGACAGGAATTTCCCAAGAAGCCTGCAAAGGTAATACTGCAGAATTCCAATCTGATATATGCCATCTACCCTATCCAACTTGACCAGCAGCAGGTCATGGAAACCTTCTTCGTCAATGCCATACAAGAGGTGTGTTCTGTGAACGAAGGCAACAAACAGGGTATTTACATCATCAATCAAAAAGAAAAGTTCAAGGTGTGTGACACTGGGAAAACCAAAAAGAGATTCAGTAGCGACACAACCTATACTATATACAATACTGAAGTGGGAAAAGAGAACCAAGTACCGCTTTGGCTGATGGGTTTCCTTTATTAG
- the nifJ gene encoding pyruvate:ferredoxin (flavodoxin) oxidoreductase, whose amino-acid sequence MAKEKKFITCDGNEAAAHVSYMFSEVAAIYPITPSSPMAEHVDEWSARGRKNLWGQTVSVQEMQSEGGAAGAVHGSLQSGALTTTFTASQGLLLMIPNMYKIAGELLPCVFNVSARTLASHALCIFGDHQDVMACRQTGFAMFCSGSVQEVMDLSAVPHLASLKTSVPFINFFDGFRTSHEYHKIECVDAEDIRPLVDEEDIKRFRDRAMSPERPVVRGTAENPETFFTHREASNGAYENVPEVVEHYLNEMSKITGREYHLFDYYGAEDAENIIILMGSATEAAREAIDYLMSQSKKVGMVAVHLYRPFSVKHLLAAVPKSVKRIAVLDRTKEPGAEGEPLYLDVKSAFYDVENKPLIVGGRYGLGSADTTPAKIIAVYNNLELPEPKNHFTVGIVDDVTFTSLPEVEEIPLGGESTYEAKFYGLGADGTVGANKNSVKIIGDNTNKYCQAYFSYDSKKSGGFTCSHLRFGDNPIRSTYQVNTPNFVACHVQAYLNMYDVTRGLRKNGTFLLNTIFDGEELVNFIPNKVKRYLAKNNISVYYINATKIAQEIGLGNRTNTILQSAFFRITEVIPLDLAVDQMKKFIVKSYSKKGQDIVDKNFAAVDRGNEYKQLAIDPAWADLADDDAKADDAPAFVKELVRPMNAQAGDLLKVSDFVNHGTVDGTWSVGTAAFDKRGVATFVPKWDAENCIQCNKCSYVCPHACIRPFVLDEEEKANFNEETLDIIAPKQLKGMQFRIEVSVLDCTGCSNCADVCPGKKGNKALSMTQFVAGEEEANHRAANWEYLVKNVKTKQHLVDIKSNAKNSQFAQPLFEFSGACAGCGETPYVKLVSQLFGDREMIANATGCSSIYSASVPSTPYTTNEDGHGPAFNNSLFEDFCEFGMGMAMGNKKMRERIVVLLNDAMANDHTPADFKEAAQEWLDNIEDADASKVAAAKLKPLIAAGAEKGCPVCAELKTLDHYLVKRSQWIIGGDGASYDIGYGGLDHVIASGEDVNILVLDTEVYSNTGGQSSKSTPLGAIAQFAAKGKRIRKKDLGLMATTYGYVYVAQIAMGADNAQTLKAIREAEAYPGPSLIIAYSPCINHGLKVKGGMGRSQAQEASAVACGYWHLWRYNPLLADEGKNPFSLDSKEPDWSRFQDFLRSEVRFLSVLKAYPDEGEELFKACEDMAKLRYQSYVRKTKEDWSEEA is encoded by the coding sequence ATGGCTAAAGAAAAGAAGTTTATCACTTGTGATGGTAACGAGGCCGCTGCTCACGTGAGCTACATGTTCTCTGAAGTAGCAGCTATCTATCCTATCACACCATCATCTCCAATGGCTGAGCACGTTGACGAGTGGTCAGCACGCGGCCGCAAGAACCTCTGGGGTCAGACAGTAAGCGTTCAAGAGATGCAGTCAGAGGGTGGCGCAGCAGGTGCCGTACACGGTTCACTGCAGTCTGGTGCTCTCACGACAACCTTCACCGCATCACAGGGTCTTCTCTTGATGATTCCTAACATGTACAAGATTGCCGGTGAACTTTTGCCATGTGTATTCAATGTCTCAGCACGTACACTCGCAAGTCACGCTCTTTGTATCTTCGGTGACCACCAGGACGTAATGGCTTGCCGTCAGACAGGCTTTGCTATGTTCTGTTCCGGTTCTGTACAGGAGGTTATGGACCTCTCTGCAGTTCCTCACCTTGCATCATTGAAGACTTCAGTACCTTTCATCAACTTCTTCGATGGCTTCCGTACATCACACGAGTATCATAAGATTGAGTGCGTAGATGCAGAGGATATCCGCCCATTAGTTGACGAGGAGGACATCAAGCGTTTCCGTGACCGTGCAATGTCACCAGAGCGTCCAGTTGTTCGTGGTACCGCTGAGAACCCAGAGACATTCTTCACACACCGTGAGGCAAGTAACGGTGCTTACGAAAACGTACCTGAGGTTGTTGAGCACTATCTCAACGAAATGTCAAAGATTACTGGTCGTGAGTACCATCTCTTCGATTACTATGGCGCTGAGGATGCAGAAAATATCATCATCCTGATGGGTTCAGCAACTGAAGCTGCTCGTGAGGCTATCGACTACTTGATGTCTCAGAGTAAGAAGGTTGGTATGGTTGCCGTACACCTCTATCGTCCGTTCTCTGTTAAGCACTTGCTCGCTGCAGTTCCAAAGTCTGTTAAGCGTATTGCAGTTCTTGACCGCACGAAGGAGCCAGGTGCAGAGGGTGAGCCATTGTACCTTGATGTTAAGAGCGCATTCTATGATGTTGAGAACAAGCCATTGATTGTTGGCGGTCGTTATGGTCTCGGTTCTGCCGACACTACACCTGCCAAGATTATCGCTGTCTACAACAATCTTGAGTTGCCAGAGCCAAAGAATCACTTCACCGTAGGTATCGTTGATGACGTAACTTTCACTTCTCTCCCAGAGGTTGAGGAGATTCCATTAGGTGGCGAAAGCACATACGAGGCTAAGTTCTACGGTCTTGGTGCTGACGGTACCGTTGGTGCTAACAAGAACTCTGTAAAGATTATCGGTGACAACACGAACAAGTACTGTCAGGCTTACTTCTCTTACGACTCTAAGAAGTCTGGTGGTTTCACTTGTTCTCACCTCCGTTTCGGTGACAACCCAATCCGTTCTACTTATCAGGTAAATACTCCTAACTTCGTTGCTTGTCACGTTCAGGCTTACTTGAACATGTACGATGTAACACGCGGTTTGCGTAAGAACGGTACTTTCTTGTTGAACACTATCTTCGATGGTGAGGAGCTTGTAAACTTCATTCCTAACAAGGTTAAGCGTTATCTCGCCAAGAACAATATCAGCGTTTACTACATCAACGCTACAAAGATTGCACAGGAGATTGGTCTCGGCAACCGTACCAACACTATCCTCCAGTCTGCATTCTTCCGTATTACAGAGGTTATTCCTCTCGACCTTGCTGTTGACCAGATGAAGAAGTTCATCGTTAAGAGTTACAGCAAGAAGGGGCAGGATATCGTAGACAAGAACTTCGCTGCTGTTGATCGTGGTAACGAGTACAAGCAGTTGGCTATCGACCCAGCTTGGGCTGACCTCGCTGACGACGATGCTAAGGCTGACGATGCACCAGCATTCGTTAAGGAACTTGTTCGCCCGATGAACGCACAGGCAGGTGACCTCTTGAAGGTTTCTGATTTTGTTAATCATGGCACTGTTGACGGTACTTGGTCAGTAGGTACAGCTGCATTCGACAAACGCGGTGTTGCAACCTTCGTTCCAAAGTGGGATGCAGAGAACTGTATCCAGTGTAACAAGTGTTCATACGTTTGTCCTCATGCTTGTATCCGTCCGTTCGTATTGGACGAGGAAGAGAAGGCTAACTTCAACGAGGAGACGCTTGACATCATCGCTCCAAAGCAGCTCAAGGGAATGCAGTTCCGTATTGAGGTATCAGTTCTCGACTGTACAGGTTGTAGCAACTGTGCTGATGTTTGCCCGGGCAAGAAGGGTAACAAGGCTCTCTCTATGACTCAGTTCGTAGCTGGCGAGGAAGAGGCTAACCACCGTGCGGCTAACTGGGAGTACCTCGTTAAGAACGTTAAGACTAAACAGCATCTCGTTGATATCAAGTCTAACGCTAAGAACTCTCAGTTTGCTCAGCCATTGTTCGAGTTCTCTGGTGCTTGTGCTGGTTGTGGTGAGACTCCATACGTTAAGCTCGTTTCACAGCTCTTCGGTGACCGTGAGATGATTGCTAACGCTACTGGTTGTTCTTCAATCTACTCAGCTTCAGTACCTTCTACTCCTTACACAACCAACGAGGATGGTCACGGACCAGCCTTCAACAACTCATTGTTCGAGGACTTCTGTGAGTTCGGTATGGGTATGGCAATGGGTAACAAGAAGATGCGTGAGCGTATCGTCGTACTCCTTAACGACGCTATGGCTAACGACCACACACCTGCTGACTTCAAGGAGGCTGCGCAGGAGTGGCTCGACAACATAGAGGATGCTGATGCATCAAAGGTTGCAGCTGCTAAGTTGAAGCCATTGATTGCTGCTGGTGCAGAGAAGGGATGCCCTGTATGTGCAGAGCTGAAGACTCTCGACCACTATCTCGTTAAGCGCAGCCAGTGGATTATCGGTGGTGACGGTGCTTCTTACGACATCGGTTACGGTGGTCTCGACCACGTTATCGCTTCAGGTGAGGATGTTAACATCTTGGTTCTCGATACTGAGGTTTACTCTAACACTGGTGGTCAGAGCTCTAAGTCTACTCCACTCGGTGCTATTGCTCAGTTCGCAGCTAAGGGTAAGCGTATCCGCAAGAAGGATCTCGGTCTGATGGCAACTACATACGGTTATGTTTACGTAGCCCAGATTGCTATGGGTGCTGACAATGCACAGACATTGAAGGCTATCCGTGAGGCTGAGGCTTATCCAGGTCCATCACTCATCATCGCTTACTCTCCATGTATCAATCATGGTCTGAAGGTTAAGGGCGGTATGGGTCGCAGCCAGGCTCAGGAGGCAAGCGCAGTAGCTTGTGGTTACTGGCATCTCTGGCGTTATAACCCACTGTTGGCTGACGAGGGCAAGAACCCATTTAGTCTCGACTCTAAGGAGCCAGATTGGAGCAGGTTCCAGGACTTCCTCCGCAGCGAGGTTCGTTTCCTCTCTGTCCTCAAGGCTTACCCTGATGAGGGCGAGGAGCTCTTCAAGGCTTGCGAGGATATGGCCAAGCTACGTTACCAGAGCTACGTTCGTAAGACTAAGGAAGACTGGAGTGAGGAGGCTTAA
- a CDS encoding GNAT family N-acetyltransferase, with amino-acid sequence MIRIEDAQKEQAAAIAHLIMEAMNYDCCQWFAGPDHTLEEFHQLITTLVERDDSQYSYLNTLVAITESNNIAGICVSYDGATLRRLRQPFVDGALAVFGRDYSDMDDETTAGELYVDSLCVDKDFRGQGIATQLLEATIAKGRKMNLPTGLLVDTGNPQAERLYHHVGFVYVDDNEWGGHKMKHLQRKFG; translated from the coding sequence ATGATTAGGATTGAAGATGCACAAAAAGAGCAGGCAGCAGCGATAGCCCACCTGATAATGGAGGCAATGAACTACGACTGCTGTCAGTGGTTTGCAGGACCTGACCACACCTTGGAAGAGTTTCATCAGCTGATAACAACACTTGTGGAACGTGATGACTCACAATACTCCTATCTTAATACGCTTGTTGCAATAACAGAGAGCAACAATATTGCTGGTATCTGTGTCAGCTACGACGGTGCCACACTTCGCAGACTTAGGCAGCCCTTCGTTGATGGAGCACTGGCTGTTTTCGGGCGTGATTACTCGGACATGGATGACGAGACAACAGCAGGTGAGCTGTATGTTGATTCACTTTGCGTGGACAAGGATTTCCGTGGACAAGGAATTGCCACACAACTGCTTGAAGCCACAATAGCAAAGGGCAGGAAGATGAATCTACCCACAGGACTGCTCGTTGACACAGGAAATCCACAGGCAGAACGGCTTTATCATCACGTAGGCTTCGTTTACGTGGATGATAATGAATGGGGAGGTCACAAGATGAAACACCTACAGAGGAAATTCGGCTGA
- a CDS encoding TonB-dependent receptor, with protein MRQLASFLLLLCPLGMIAQTVDTDTTQTIKEVVVNGFRISGNILASSPIQTLSHADMERLGIRDMGDALKRFSGVQVKDYGGVGGMKTVNIRGLGAGHTGVVYDGVQVGDCQSGQVDLSRFTLDNVSLVSLQIGQDDDVYQSAKSYASAGMINISTLQSYADRNSETTGQKTNLSTTVRTGSYGLFSPSLLFRQQFSHFAIGAYGSYERADGIYFFKLKNGIKTIHERRNNSDIETWRGEVNLDYQLNNRQTLKWKAYGFTSHRGLPGAVIYDNTYSAERLADKNVFTQFFYENRFSQHIKLKAAAKWNYSWSRYSDVPAGGYKEDTYRQQEAYLTATLWTQPLQGLHLSLAQDYAHNHLSMTLPQAANPTRNSLWTALAANYRTGQFTFNSSLLATNISERVKLGNASNGFHRLSPAFSLQWRCLQDLRFRLGYKDIFRTPTLNELYYTGVGNRRLNPEKSRQWNLGATYSHTFNHALQLSLTADGYFGNVTDKIIAVPRMFYWQMMNAGKVRQIGLDLSANMEKRWINDWSLSMTGSYSLLNATDRTNPTDVFYGDQIAYTPLHSGSASTLLHTPWMDLSYNVLLMGERYSLGYSIPQNRMTGFTDHSVTLSKNFRILKQQLRLQLDVRNLGNKNYEVVRFYPMPGTNWRLSVSWKL; from the coding sequence ATGAGGCAGCTGGCTTCCTTCTTACTGTTATTGTGCCCTCTCGGAATGATAGCACAGACTGTCGATACTGACACAACACAAACAATTAAGGAGGTTGTAGTCAATGGTTTCCGTATTTCAGGAAACATATTGGCTAGTTCACCCATACAAACACTTTCACACGCTGACATGGAACGTCTTGGCATCCGTGACATGGGTGATGCCTTGAAACGGTTTTCCGGTGTGCAGGTGAAGGACTACGGCGGTGTAGGTGGTATGAAGACGGTCAACATCCGTGGACTTGGTGCGGGACATACAGGCGTTGTCTATGATGGCGTACAGGTGGGTGACTGCCAGAGCGGACAAGTTGACCTTTCCCGTTTTACACTCGACAATGTCTCGCTCGTAAGTCTTCAGATAGGACAGGACGATGATGTCTATCAGAGTGCGAAGTCATACGCTTCCGCAGGAATGATTAACATCAGCACACTGCAAAGCTATGCAGACCGTAACAGTGAAACAACAGGACAGAAGACTAACCTCTCTACGACCGTTCGCACGGGAAGTTACGGGCTATTCTCACCTTCCCTACTCTTCCGCCAGCAGTTTTCCCATTTCGCCATCGGTGCATACGGAAGCTATGAAAGAGCTGACGGAATATACTTCTTCAAGCTGAAAAACGGTATAAAGACCATCCATGAGCGGCGCAACAACAGCGACATTGAAACTTGGCGAGGCGAAGTAAACCTTGACTATCAGCTCAACAACCGTCAGACCCTGAAGTGGAAGGCATACGGATTCACCTCTCATCGAGGCTTACCGGGTGCAGTCATCTACGACAACACCTACTCTGCCGAGCGTTTGGCAGACAAAAACGTCTTTACACAGTTCTTCTATGAAAACCGATTCAGCCAGCATATCAAGCTGAAAGCAGCTGCCAAGTGGAACTACTCATGGTCACGTTACTCGGATGTGCCCGCTGGTGGTTATAAAGAAGACACCTACAGACAGCAGGAGGCATACCTGACAGCTACGCTATGGACCCAACCCTTGCAGGGACTTCACCTCTCCCTGGCACAGGACTATGCGCATAATCACCTCTCAATGACGCTCCCACAGGCTGCCAACCCTACACGCAACTCCCTGTGGACGGCGCTGGCAGCAAACTATCGTACTGGACAATTCACCTTCAACAGCTCACTCCTTGCAACGAATATCAGCGAACGAGTGAAACTGGGGAATGCCTCTAACGGATTCCACCGCCTCTCTCCTGCTTTCAGTTTACAATGGCGTTGCCTGCAAGACCTCCGTTTCCGCCTTGGTTACAAGGACATTTTCCGCACGCCAACACTCAACGAACTCTATTATACAGGTGTTGGCAACCGCCGTCTGAACCCAGAGAAGTCACGCCAGTGGAACCTCGGTGCAACCTACTCTCACACCTTCAACCATGCACTTCAGCTTTCGTTGACGGCAGATGGATACTTCGGCAACGTCACTGACAAGATTATTGCAGTGCCGAGGATGTTCTATTGGCAGATGATGAATGCAGGAAAGGTTCGACAGATTGGGCTTGACTTGTCTGCCAACATGGAGAAACGATGGATTAATGATTGGTCGCTTAGCATGACAGGAAGCTATAGTCTGCTCAATGCAACCGACAGAACGAACCCCACTGACGTCTTCTATGGTGACCAGATAGCCTACACCCCACTCCACTCCGGCTCAGCCAGCACACTGCTGCACACCCCTTGGATGGATTTAAGTTATAATGTACTGCTGATGGGTGAACGCTATTCACTGGGATATTCCATCCCACAAAACCGTATGACAGGCTTTACAGACCATAGCGTTACGCTTTCAAAGAATTTCCGAATCCTCAAACAACAGCTACGCTTACAGCTCGATGTGCGCAATCTTGGCAACAAAAACTATGAGGTTGTACGCTTCTATCCTATGCCGGGCACCAACTGGCGGCTCTCAGTAAGCTGGAAGCTCTGA
- a CDS encoding YncE family protein, with amino-acid sequence MKKNLLALGIILMSALTFTACSDDNDFDNGTQPEVTSPTTYVSCAGNWKQNDGTIGILFYNATDRPKSPFRYYDAYTAQNGEEVGDAQDLIVFGNKVVITSTTSSKIEILNRLGRLEKKILMPKVEPRYLATDGKYVYFSAYSGKIYKMNPNDMQKPIVDSVEVGPYPEAISVANGKLYANMSDHNYDNKGKSISIVDLSSFKKVKEVEVALNPYNQSIAVGNDIYFVSAYHSENALVQKIDATTDKVTSVCKASAIAYNIQKNALVCLYATYYDTNKRFFVHDLKTGTETNIDMTGLQQPQQVNVDNKGYIYVIDNPSYKAPSEVFYYSPEGKLIQGNIKVGYSAQNVRFAN; translated from the coding sequence ATGAAAAAGAATCTCCTTGCGCTTGGTATCATTCTGATGTCAGCGCTTACGTTCACCGCTTGTAGTGATGACAATGACTTTGACAATGGCACACAGCCGGAGGTAACATCACCAACAACCTACGTTTCCTGTGCAGGAAACTGGAAGCAGAACGACGGAACTATCGGCATTCTATTCTACAATGCCACCGACCGCCCCAAATCACCTTTCCGCTATTATGATGCTTACACTGCACAGAACGGAGAAGAGGTTGGCGATGCACAGGACCTGATTGTCTTCGGCAACAAGGTTGTCATTACCAGCACCACTTCGTCTAAGATTGAAATTCTGAACCGTTTAGGAAGACTTGAAAAGAAAATACTCATGCCCAAAGTTGAGCCACGCTATCTGGCTACTGATGGAAAATACGTTTACTTCTCCGCATATAGTGGTAAAATCTATAAGATGAACCCCAACGACATGCAAAAGCCAATCGTTGACTCAGTTGAAGTAGGTCCATATCCAGAGGCTATTTCTGTTGCCAACGGTAAACTGTATGCCAACATGTCTGACCACAATTATGACAACAAGGGAAAATCTATATCCATTGTTGACCTTAGCTCTTTCAAGAAAGTAAAAGAAGTTGAAGTTGCTCTGAATCCTTACAACCAGAGTATTGCCGTGGGTAATGACATTTACTTTGTATCAGCTTACCACAGCGAAAACGCTCTTGTACAGAAGATTGATGCTACAACCGACAAGGTTACAAGCGTTTGCAAAGCAAGTGCTATTGCTTACAATATACAGAAGAACGCACTTGTATGCCTGTATGCAACTTACTATGATACAAACAAACGCTTCTTCGTCCATGACTTGAAGACTGGAACAGAAACTAATATTGACATGACAGGTCTTCAGCAACCACAGCAGGTGAATGTTGACAACAAGGGATACATCTATGTTATCGACAATCCAAGCTATAAAGCACCAAGTGAAGTGTTCTATTACTCACCAGAGGGCAAACTGATCCAGGGCAACATCAAGGTAGGCTACAGCGCACAGAACGTACGCTTTGCCAACTAA
- the nhaD gene encoding sodium:proton antiporter NhaD, with translation MSTLTIAIIVVFVLGYMLIAMESLTKINKAAIALLMFVFCWTLYMFDPAPFVQLMHPGFQGTGDQVVSFVNSLITEHLGDTATTLFFLMGAMTIVEIVDQNGGFNWVKDVMQSKTKRSLLWKIAFMTFFLSAILDNLTTSIVMVMILRKLVQDKKDRLIYASLVIISANSGGAFSPIGDVTTIMLWNAGMVTAAGVISEIFIPSLISMLIPAFLLQMSLKGKIQYDDLSNDLTGDREILEFTGIQRKLIFGIGVGGLCFVPLFHYLTDLPPFAGILLVLGVLWTVTELFYRGLHRKRGDDIQFSKRVSSLLSRIDMSTILFFLGILMAVACLEEVGVLKELGSGLNTAFNKNHYAVTGIIGVLSSIVDNVPLVAGSMGMYPVEAMGDMAVDGIFWQLLAYCAGVGGSMLIVGSAAGVVVMGLEKITFGWYMKRITWIAFVGYIAGILSYWIIRTFILVSPL, from the coding sequence ATGTCTACACTAACAATTGCTATTATTGTTGTCTTCGTGCTGGGTTATATGCTCATTGCCATGGAGAGCCTTACTAAAATCAACAAGGCAGCCATTGCCCTGTTGATGTTCGTGTTCTGCTGGACGCTTTACATGTTTGATCCGGCACCGTTCGTACAGCTGATGCACCCTGGCTTCCAAGGCACAGGAGATCAGGTTGTATCATTTGTGAACTCCTTGATTACGGAGCATCTGGGTGATACTGCCACAACGCTCTTCTTCCTTATGGGAGCAATGACGATTGTGGAAATTGTCGATCAGAACGGCGGCTTCAACTGGGTGAAGGACGTGATGCAGTCAAAGACGAAGCGTAGTCTGCTGTGGAAGATAGCTTTCATGACCTTCTTCCTTTCTGCCATCCTTGATAACCTGACGACAAGTATCGTGATGGTTATGATTCTGCGCAAACTTGTTCAAGACAAGAAGGACCGTTTGATTTATGCGTCATTGGTCATCATCTCGGCAAACTCTGGTGGAGCTTTCTCTCCAATCGGTGATGTCACGACTATTATGTTGTGGAATGCCGGCATGGTAACAGCAGCAGGTGTTATCAGTGAGATTTTCATTCCTTCATTGATATCAATGTTGATTCCCGCTTTCTTGCTGCAGATGTCGCTGAAAGGAAAGATACAATATGATGACTTGTCTAATGACCTGACAGGTGACCGTGAAATATTGGAGTTTACCGGCATACAGCGTAAACTTATCTTTGGCATTGGTGTGGGTGGTCTCTGCTTTGTTCCTTTATTCCATTATCTTACCGACCTGCCTCCTTTTGCAGGTATTCTGCTGGTATTGGGAGTCTTGTGGACAGTGACGGAATTGTTCTATCGTGGTCTTCACAGAAAAAGAGGTGACGATATTCAGTTCTCAAAACGTGTGAGCAGTCTGCTAAGCCGTATAGATATGTCAACCATCCTTTTCTTCCTCGGTATTCTGATGGCTGTGGCTTGTCTGGAGGAAGTAGGTGTGTTGAAGGAGCTTGGAAGTGGCCTGAATACAGCCTTCAACAAAAATCATTATGCAGTGACGGGTATTATCGGTGTACTCTCATCAATTGTTGATAATGTGCCACTCGTTGCCGGTAGTATGGGTATGTATCCTGTTGAGGCAATGGGTGATATGGCTGTTGACGGTATCTTCTGGCAGTTGCTTGCTTACTGTGCTGGTGTGGGCGGTTCAATGCTCATCGTCGGTTCTGCCGCAGGTGTTGTTGTGATGGGACTGGAGAAGATTACCTTCGGCTGGTATATGAAGCGTATTACGTGGATTGCATTTGTAGGCTATATTGCAGGTATCCTTTCATACTGGATTATCCGCACGTTTATCCTTGTAAGTCCTCTTTAG